The proteins below come from a single Iocasia fonsfrigidae genomic window:
- the trpS gene encoding tryptophan--tRNA ligase, with the protein MVEKTKRILTGDRPTGKLHLGHYVGSLQNRVKLQYDYDTFLIIADVQALTTNFEKPEKLSKNVRQVAKDYLAVGIDPDKTTIFVQSLVPEIAELTVFYSMIVTVNQLRHNPTIKSEAEQYGYNDMTYGFLGYPVSQAADITFCKADLVPVGSDQLPHVEQTRRIARKFNQLYAPVFPEPEALISDFPRLVGLDGENKMSKSLGNAIYLADNAEEVGQKIMQAKTDPARIRKDDPGHPEVCTVYEYHKAFNTEEAADIEEMCCAGTIGCVACKKNLAAKINKLLKPTRQKRQKYEENEQLLDEILLAGTKKARDIAQDTMAEVREAMQLDYFSV; encoded by the coding sequence ATGGTGGAAAAGACAAAAAGGATTTTAACTGGTGACAGACCTACAGGCAAACTACATCTTGGTCATTATGTAGGCAGTTTACAAAATAGAGTAAAATTACAATATGATTATGATACCTTTCTAATTATTGCAGATGTACAGGCTTTAACAACCAACTTTGAAAAGCCTGAAAAACTATCAAAAAATGTACGGCAGGTTGCTAAAGATTATTTAGCAGTGGGGATTGATCCTGATAAAACAACAATTTTTGTTCAGTCATTAGTACCGGAGATAGCTGAACTTACTGTTTTTTATTCAATGATTGTAACTGTTAATCAATTACGACATAATCCAACTATTAAATCAGAGGCTGAGCAATACGGTTATAATGATATGACTTATGGTTTTTTAGGTTATCCAGTTAGTCAAGCAGCTGATATCACCTTTTGTAAAGCCGATCTGGTTCCAGTAGGTTCTGATCAACTTCCACATGTGGAACAGACAAGAAGGATTGCCAGGAAGTTTAATCAGTTATACGCCCCTGTTTTTCCAGAACCAGAGGCTTTAATTAGTGATTTTCCTCGTTTAGTTGGACTTGACGGGGAAAATAAGATGAGTAAGAGCTTGGGAAATGCAATTTATCTGGCAGATAATGCTGAGGAGGTAGGTCAGAAGATTATGCAGGCCAAGACTGATCCAGCACGAATTCGCAAAGATGATCCAGGACATCCGGAGGTCTGTACGGTTTATGAATATCATAAGGCCTTTAACACTGAAGAGGCAGCTGATATTGAGGAAATGTGTTGTGCTGGAACGATAGGTTGTGTGGCCTGTAAAAAAAATCTTGCTGCTAAAATAAATAAACTATTAAAACCAACCCGTCAGAAGCGTCAAAAATATGAGGAAAATGAGCAGTTGCTTGATGAAATTTTATTGGCTGGAACTAAAAAAGCCAGGGATATTGCTCAGGATACGATGGCAGAAGTGCGTGAAGCAATGCAATTAGATTATTTTTCTGTATAA
- a CDS encoding Fur family transcriptional regulator, translating into MKSPKHRMTKQRRLILKTLRSTNTHPTADWIYERVKKDIPNISLGTVYRNLKLLADMGEIMVLDFGSSYSRFDGNPENHYHFTCGKCGGVFDLDMPLNNELNQKITEETPYKVYSHRTEFYGLCPNCQRKT; encoded by the coding sequence ATGAAGTCACCTAAACACAGAATGACTAAACAACGCCGTCTTATACTCAAGACATTAAGAAGTACAAATACACACCCTACTGCTGACTGGATATATGAAAGGGTTAAAAAAGATATTCCCAATATAAGTTTAGGAACAGTTTACCGTAATCTTAAGCTATTAGCTGATATGGGTGAAATTATGGTACTTGATTTTGGCAGTTCTTATAGCCGCTTTGATGGCAACCCGGAAAACCACTATCATTTTACCTGCGGAAAATGCGGAGGTGTCTTTGACCTGGATATGCCACTGAATAATGAACTAAACCAAAAAATAACTGAGGAAACGCCATACAAGGTATATAGTCACCGTACTGAATTTTATGGATTATGCCCAAACTGTCAGCGAAAAACCTAA